A genomic region of Desulfosarcina ovata subsp. ovata contains the following coding sequences:
- a CDS encoding class I adenylate-forming enzyme family protein, with translation MAHWMNLGQHFKINARKYADKLALTDHRRRFTYAQTNRRVNQLAHRLMRLGLSKGDKVAAFMDNGIEIIELYLATAKTGIIIVPINFRLVGREVVYIVNNSDARAMVVEAQFTGVIDPIKKELNNIAAGHYVVVGGEAGGYIEYEKFIAGSPDDEPQATVRPEDTWILIYTSGTTGKPKGVIRSHESHIAFYLINALEMGFNEHDYCMNIMPLCHINSTFYTFIFLYLGGAVYVHPALAFRAPELLEIVEAEKITFISLIPTHYNLILNVDDADRRRDVGSIRKLLCSSAPVRRKMKRDIMAFFPNAELYEGYGSTEAGCVTVLKPEDQMAKTGSIGREALGTEWIKLLDHTGNEVPVGEVGEIYSRGPMLFDEYYKLPEKTDESFHDGWFSAGDMGRRDADGYYYIVDRKDNMIITGGENVYPSEVEEVVGSHECVFDCACIGLPDEKWGEKIVAVVTLKAGMDEKDVGEKEINDCCREKLASYKRPKQVVFIKNDEMPRTATGKILHRKLKERLADA, from the coding sequence ATGGCACACTGGATGAACCTGGGCCAGCATTTCAAGATCAACGCACGCAAATATGCCGACAAATTGGCCCTGACGGATCATCGGCGCCGCTTCACCTATGCGCAAACCAACCGGCGCGTCAACCAGCTGGCCCATCGGCTCATGCGGCTGGGCCTTTCCAAGGGAGACAAAGTAGCCGCGTTCATGGACAACGGCATCGAAATCATCGAACTCTACCTGGCCACGGCCAAAACCGGCATTATTATCGTGCCGATCAACTTCCGCCTGGTGGGACGCGAGGTGGTCTATATCGTCAACAACTCCGATGCCCGGGCCATGGTGGTGGAGGCTCAGTTCACCGGGGTCATCGATCCGATCAAAAAGGAGCTGAACAACATCGCCGCTGGCCATTATGTGGTCGTGGGCGGCGAAGCCGGCGGCTATATCGAGTATGAGAAGTTCATTGCCGGCAGTCCGGACGATGAGCCGCAGGCCACCGTGCGTCCCGAAGACACCTGGATCCTGATCTATACGTCCGGCACCACGGGCAAGCCCAAGGGGGTGATCCGTTCCCACGAATCCCACATCGCCTTTTATCTGATCAATGCCCTCGAGATGGGATTCAACGAGCACGATTACTGCATGAACATCATGCCCCTTTGCCACATCAACTCGACATTCTACACGTTTATCTTCCTCTACCTGGGCGGCGCTGTGTATGTTCATCCGGCGCTCGCCTTCCGGGCGCCGGAACTGCTTGAAATCGTCGAAGCGGAAAAGATCACCTTCATCTCCCTGATTCCGACCCACTACAACCTGATTTTGAACGTGGATGACGCCGACCGCCGGCGGGATGTCGGCTCCATCCGCAAACTGCTCTGCTCCTCGGCGCCGGTCAGGCGCAAAATGAAACGCGACATCATGGCCTTTTTCCCCAATGCCGAACTCTACGAAGGGTATGGCTCCACGGAGGCCGGCTGCGTGACCGTGCTCAAACCCGAGGACCAGATGGCCAAGACCGGTTCCATCGGCCGCGAGGCCCTGGGCACCGAATGGATCAAACTCCTGGACCATACGGGCAACGAAGTGCCCGTGGGCGAAGTGGGTGAGATCTACTCCCGGGGCCCCATGCTGTTCGACGAATACTACAAACTGCCCGAAAAGACCGACGAGTCCTTTCATGACGGCTGGTTTTCCGCCGGTGACATGGGCCGGCGGGATGCGGACGGGTACTACTATATCGTGGATCGCAAGGACAACATGATCATCACCGGCGGAGAAAATGTCTACCCCAGCGAAGTCGAAGAGGTGGTGGGCAGTCATGAGTGCGTATTTGACTGTGCCTGTATCGGCCTTCCCGATGAGAAGTGGGGCGAGAAGATCGTGGCCGTAGTCACTCTCAAGGCGGGCATGGATGAGAAGGACGTCGGCGAAAAGGAGATCAACGACTGCTGCCGGGAAAAGCTGGCCAGCTATAAACGGCCCAAGCAAGTCGTCTTTATCAAAAACGATGAAATGCCGCGCACGGCCACGGGAAAAATCCTGCATCGCAAACTCAAGGAGCGCCTGGCCGATGCATGA
- a CDS encoding AMP-binding protein, which translates to MNYSKYAAIHARHLPTKTCLIERMPSTGERRTLTWKAFNDAINRCANYLAGKCGVTDGSYVMHLQNNSLEWLITYYAIIRLGAVVVPLNFRFESSDVLYAAGVCKPQVFILGSEFLKVVQPIQEKLDSVRHCICVGDGVPEDMIGYQTVAAHDDLSDAMVDVDDQHDLAMMFTSGTTGQPKPVMHTHFSLKNTAIGNGMSYFVEKNDNYLFFLPLFHSGTMFLWAPFYATGATGTILREFNDARYIIETIAEEKCTDTLFVVPVAIMVLNAIDHGTVKLADYDLSAWRYMEIGAQPSTDA; encoded by the coding sequence GTGAACTACTCCAAATACGCCGCCATTCATGCCCGCCATCTTCCCACCAAGACCTGCCTGATCGAGCGCATGCCCTCCACCGGTGAGCGTCGCACGCTCACCTGGAAAGCGTTCAACGATGCCATCAACCGCTGTGCCAACTACCTGGCCGGGAAGTGCGGCGTCACGGACGGCAGTTATGTCATGCACCTGCAGAACAACTCGTTGGAATGGCTGATCACCTACTACGCCATCATTCGCCTGGGCGCCGTTGTGGTGCCCCTGAACTTCCGGTTCGAAAGCAGCGATGTGCTCTATGCGGCGGGGGTCTGCAAGCCCCAGGTGTTTATTCTGGGTTCTGAATTCCTGAAGGTGGTGCAGCCGATCCAGGAAAAGCTCGATTCCGTCCGGCACTGCATCTGTGTGGGCGACGGCGTTCCCGAGGACATGATCGGCTATCAGACCGTGGCCGCCCATGACGATCTGTCCGATGCCATGGTGGATGTGGACGATCAGCACGACCTGGCCATGATGTTCACGTCCGGCACCACCGGCCAGCCCAAACCGGTCATGCACACCCATTTCTCATTGAAGAATACGGCCATCGGCAACGGCATGTCCTATTTTGTGGAGAAAAACGACAATTACCTTTTCTTCCTGCCCCTGTTCCACAGCGGGACCATGTTTCTGTGGGCGCCGTTCTATGCCACGGGAGCCACCGGCACCATCCTGCGGGAGTTCAACGATGCTCGCTATATCATCGAAACCATTGCCGAAGAAAAATGCACCGATACCCTTTTCGTGGTGCCGGTGGCCATCATGGTGCTCAATGCCATCGACCACGGGACCGTCAAGCTGGCGGATTACGACCTTTCGGCCTGGCGCTACATGGAGATCGGCGCCCAGCCCAGCACTGACGCATAA
- a CDS encoding Druantia anti-phage system protein DruA yields the protein MIVQCGRQIESEELAQIRETVETFWRLSQWELAQTVCEHLGWHTASGGNKVDACLKLLKRLEAQGRIRLPAKRDSGRKSGKQPIASHRIQPQEPVVGKLSDIGPIRLRVVQGKADKALFNEYLSRYHYLGDKKPFGCYLRYFVEGAGTLLGCMLFSGAAKALIKRDQWIGWSTNERLRNLGFVVNNGRYLIFPWVKVRYLASCALGKAIRELGRHWQERWGYRPVLLETFVDPHYFDGTCYRAANFRYLGMTRGMGLIRQGQSYATSPKKIFVYPLADNFRQVLCSGEG from the coding sequence TTGATAGTCCAGTGTGGACGGCAGATTGAGAGTGAGGAGCTTGCGCAAATTCGCGAAACCGTTGAGACATTTTGGCGGTTGAGTCAGTGGGAGTTGGCCCAAACGGTATGTGAGCATTTGGGCTGGCACACCGCTTCCGGCGGCAATAAAGTGGACGCCTGCCTGAAGTTGCTCAAGCGTTTGGAAGCGCAAGGGCGCATACGATTGCCCGCTAAACGCGATAGCGGCCGCAAAAGCGGCAAGCAGCCGATAGCATCCCATCGGATCCAGCCTCAAGAGCCAGTCGTGGGCAAGCTTTCGGATATCGGGCCGATCCGGCTCAGGGTCGTACAAGGCAAAGCAGATAAGGCGCTTTTTAATGAATACCTGAGCCGTTACCACTACTTGGGGGACAAGAAGCCATTTGGATGTTATTTGCGCTATTTTGTCGAAGGCGCAGGCACGCTATTGGGGTGTATGCTGTTTTCAGGAGCGGCCAAAGCGCTAATCAAGAGAGATCAATGGATCGGCTGGAGCACCAACGAGCGACTGCGGAACCTGGGATTTGTTGTCAACAATGGGCGGTATTTGATTTTTCCGTGGGTAAAGGTCAGGTACTTGGCAAGCTGCGCATTGGGCAAGGCGATCAGGGAGTTGGGGCGGCACTGGCAGGAGCGCTGGGGCTATCGGCCGGTTTTGCTGGAAACCTTTGTCGATCCGCACTATTTCGATGGGACGTGCTACCGGGCGGCCAATTTTAGGTATCTTGGCATGACCCGCGGAATGGGGCTTATTCGACAGGGTCAAAGCTACGCCACCAGTCCGAAAAAGATCTTTGTTTATCCGCTGGCGGATAATTTTCGGCAAGTGTTATGTTCAGGGGAGGGCTGA
- a CDS encoding transposase family protein produces the protein MKKTSRRPSREQIKAQIKQRKHAQKKLRQDEKAKGFKAPSHATISNGKCKYESIEQEYTARNEAVAEKIGIFRAKMPVLLKQLSKIEDPRNPKKIKHNLSTLMIYGILMFVFQMSSSREANREMSRPLFWQNLQFFFPELESLPHHDTLKRLLAVIDVNQIEQLHLELIRQLIRKKKFRRYLIDECYPIAIDGTGKFKRDWIWAEECLQRTVTQADGEHLQYHVYILEANLAFRDGMTIPLMSEMLSYTEGDTANDKQDCELKAFYRLAQRLKSAFPALKIMVLIDGLYAKGPVVEVCRKNKWQFMIVLKDKSLPSVMSEFEALAALEIKNRFRQGWGNRKQVFKWVNSIDYRFGPNDKKSQILHVVECQERWQQVNPQTGQLEDKSSRHVWLSSKPLNRFNLHERCNLGARARWGIETGILVEKHHGYRYEHCFSYNWNVMKGYHYLMRLGHMFNVLARYSERLAKVVKDTGVRGLIHFIRETIANPWLDYEWLEIRLAAPFQLRLV, from the coding sequence ATGAAAAAAACCAGCCGCAGACCCAGTCGTGAGCAGATCAAAGCCCAAATCAAACAGCGCAAACATGCACAGAAAAAATTGCGTCAGGATGAAAAGGCCAAGGGCTTTAAGGCGCCATCACATGCCACGATTTCAAACGGCAAGTGTAAATACGAAAGCATTGAGCAGGAGTACACTGCCCGCAATGAGGCGGTTGCCGAGAAAATAGGGATCTTTCGGGCCAAGATGCCTGTGCTGCTTAAGCAACTGTCCAAAATCGAGGACCCGAGAAATCCTAAAAAGATCAAGCACAATCTGTCGACCCTGATGATCTATGGGATACTGATGTTTGTTTTTCAGATGAGCTCTAGTCGCGAGGCCAACCGGGAGATGTCCCGGCCGCTGTTTTGGCAGAATCTGCAGTTTTTCTTCCCAGAGCTTGAAAGTTTGCCCCATCATGACACGCTCAAACGGTTACTGGCGGTGATCGACGTCAATCAAATCGAACAGTTGCATCTTGAGTTGATCCGGCAATTGATCCGGAAAAAGAAATTTCGGCGCTATTTGATTGACGAGTGCTATCCGATCGCGATCGATGGCACCGGCAAATTTAAGCGTGACTGGATTTGGGCCGAGGAGTGTTTGCAGCGCACCGTTACGCAAGCGGATGGGGAGCACCTTCAATACCATGTCTATATTTTAGAGGCCAATCTGGCGTTTCGCGATGGCATGACTATTCCGTTGATGAGTGAAATGTTAAGCTACACCGAAGGCGACACCGCCAATGATAAACAGGACTGCGAGCTTAAAGCCTTTTACCGATTGGCCCAACGCCTGAAGTCGGCCTTTCCGGCGCTGAAAATCATGGTGTTAATCGATGGGCTTTACGCCAAGGGTCCCGTGGTAGAGGTTTGCCGCAAAAATAAATGGCAGTTCATGATCGTCCTGAAAGACAAATCCCTTCCCAGCGTGATGAGTGAATTTGAAGCGCTTGCGGCACTTGAGATAAAAAATCGTTTCCGCCAGGGATGGGGCAACAGAAAACAGGTGTTCAAATGGGTAAACAGTATCGACTATCGGTTTGGTCCGAACGATAAAAAAAGCCAAATCCTGCACGTCGTCGAATGCCAAGAGCGCTGGCAACAGGTTAACCCGCAAACCGGGCAATTGGAGGACAAAAGCAGCCGACACGTGTGGCTGTCCAGCAAACCGTTGAACCGGTTTAATCTTCACGAACGGTGCAATCTGGGCGCACGCGCGCGCTGGGGCATCGAAACCGGTATCCTGGTTGAAAAACATCATGGATATCGCTATGAGCACTGCTTTTCGTATAACTGGAATGTCATGAAGGGATATCACTATTTAATGCGTCTGGGCCATATGTTCAACGTTTTGGCTCGCTATTCGGAACGGCTGGCCAAGGTCGTCAAAGATACCGGCGTGCGAGGCCTTATTCACTTTATTCGCGAGACCATAGCCAACCCCTGGTTGGATTATGAATGGCTGGAAATTCGTCTGGCCGCCCCTTTTCAGCTTCGGTTGGTGTAG
- a CDS encoding class I adenylate-forming enzyme family protein, which yields MRQSCAQPVPFDIMKKLVETLPCGVSNIYGITEGGGGGLFNLYPEDVLRKPGSIGKPTFGVEAKIVDFEGGKLPAGEVGELLFTTDRMMKEYHGNPEMTADTIKAGWLCTGDLLKTDDEGYYYIVDRMKDMITSGGENIYPVEIEDALMDHPDIEDVACIGYPDDRLVEIVMAVVQLKAGASMTESELIEFAKSKMATYKVPRKVIFDPVPRSATGKVMKPLIREKYTGRREAFKKLD from the coding sequence ATGCGTCAGAGCTGCGCCCAGCCGGTGCCCTTTGACATCATGAAAAAACTGGTCGAGACCCTGCCCTGCGGCGTTTCCAACATTTACGGCATCACCGAGGGCGGCGGTGGCGGCCTGTTCAACCTCTATCCCGAAGATGTGCTCAGAAAGCCGGGCTCCATCGGCAAGCCGACCTTTGGGGTGGAGGCGAAAATCGTCGACTTCGAGGGCGGCAAACTGCCCGCCGGGGAGGTCGGCGAGCTGCTGTTCACCACCGACCGCATGATGAAGGAATATCACGGCAACCCCGAAATGACCGCAGACACGATCAAGGCCGGCTGGCTCTGCACGGGCGATCTTTTAAAAACCGACGACGAAGGGTACTACTACATCGTCGATCGCATGAAAGACATGATCACCAGCGGCGGAGAGAATATCTACCCGGTGGAAATCGAGGATGCCCTCATGGATCATCCGGACATCGAGGATGTGGCCTGCATCGGCTACCCGGATGACCGGTTGGTCGAAATCGTCATGGCGGTGGTCCAGCTCAAGGCGGGCGCGTCCATGACCGAATCGGAACTGATCGAATTTGCCAAATCGAAGATGGCCACCTACAAGGTGCCGCGCAAGGTGATTTTCGATCCGGTCCCGCGCAGCGCCACCGGCAAAGTGATGAAACCCCTGATCCGGGAGAAGTATACCGGCCGTCGGGAGGCCTTCAAGAAGCTCGATTGA
- a CDS encoding RsmG family class I SAM-dependent methyltransferase, with product MKKIGSKVPMKTKFREPKQAPGPGQMDALLKRCGIHLSTRQLDQLWAYHQLLRQHDAELNLTRIHNFENMVVKLYADSILPALKTALPSPLMDLGSGPGMPGIPLKIFRPELDILLAESRRSRIDFLKMVVKELALSGIEVTERGIAPDFDRPVAGVITRAVEPIAETLKRVAGCLIQDGTVLFMKGPRCDAEMETAAQICPDYQQTADIPYQIPHTPHQRRLVCYRRVSVAAAKPGPSHRVRSIESEANPIFKDLKKLLGGRGIKKLGRTLVCGSRLVAESMARQPERCLAWITSGDRQPPPDDAPRHLEWFQLAPNLFPVIDAFGTRSPMVLFDTPPLPAWPATDTATPGCNLLIPFQDPENVGAVIRCAAAFDVERVVLLAESANPFHPKAVRASAGTVFSARLFQGPSLAALPEDLPVVALAASGTPLAEFAFPESFCLLVGMEGPGLPPRWKKNSVAIPMAAGVESLNATVATAIALYEWHR from the coding sequence GTGAAAAAGATTGGTTCAAAAGTGCCGATGAAAACCAAATTCCGGGAACCGAAACAGGCGCCCGGCCCAGGCCAGATGGACGCCCTCCTGAAACGGTGCGGAATCCATCTTTCCACCCGGCAACTGGACCAGCTATGGGCTTACCATCAGCTTTTGAGGCAGCATGATGCCGAACTGAACCTGACCCGCATCCACAATTTCGAAAACATGGTGGTCAAGCTCTATGCCGATTCGATCCTGCCGGCCCTCAAGACCGCCCTGCCATCGCCGCTCATGGACCTGGGCAGCGGACCGGGCATGCCCGGCATTCCATTGAAAATTTTCCGTCCGGAGCTTGACATCCTGCTGGCCGAGAGCCGACGGTCGCGCATCGACTTTCTGAAAATGGTGGTGAAGGAATTGGCCCTATCCGGCATCGAGGTGACCGAGCGGGGGATCGCCCCGGATTTTGACCGGCCGGTGGCCGGTGTGATCACCCGGGCGGTGGAGCCCATCGCCGAGACCCTGAAGCGGGTGGCCGGCTGCCTGATTCAGGACGGCACGGTACTCTTCATGAAGGGGCCGCGCTGCGACGCGGAGATGGAAACGGCCGCACAAATCTGTCCCGATTACCAGCAGACCGCCGACATCCCCTACCAGATTCCCCACACCCCGCACCAGCGGCGACTGGTGTGCTATCGGCGAGTATCCGTAGCCGCCGCTAAGCCCGGTCCATCGCACCGTGTGCGGTCCATCGAAAGCGAAGCCAACCCGATTTTCAAGGATCTGAAAAAACTGCTTGGCGGCCGCGGAATCAAAAAGCTCGGCCGGACCCTGGTATGCGGATCACGGCTGGTGGCCGAGAGCATGGCCCGGCAGCCTGAGCGTTGCCTGGCCTGGATCACCAGCGGCGACCGTCAGCCGCCGCCGGACGATGCCCCCCGACATCTGGAATGGTTCCAACTGGCTCCGAATCTGTTTCCGGTTATTGATGCTTTCGGCACCCGTAGCCCGATGGTTCTCTTTGACACGCCACCACTGCCGGCATGGCCGGCCACGGATACGGCAACGCCCGGATGCAACCTGCTGATCCCGTTTCAGGACCCCGAAAACGTGGGCGCTGTGATTCGCTGTGCCGCCGCCTTCGACGTCGAGCGGGTGGTTTTGCTGGCCGAAAGCGCCAATCCGTTCCACCCCAAGGCGGTGCGCGCATCGGCGGGGACGGTTTTCTCCGCCAGGCTTTTCCAGGGGCCATCCCTGGCTGCCCTGCCGGAAGATCTGCCGGTGGTGGCCCTGGCCGCCTCAGGAACGCCTCTGGCCGAATTTGCCTTCCCTGAATCCTTCTGCCTGCTGGTCGGCATGGAGGGCCCCGGCCTGCCACCCCGCTGGAAGAAAAACAGCGTTGCCATTCCCATGGCCGCCGGCGTGGAATCCCTCAACGCCACCGTGGCCACGGCCATCGCCCTCTACGAGTGGCATCGATAG
- a CDS encoding tetratricopeptide repeat protein, translating into MLFMNVRIATVFLLLSIIGSISCLAEEKLLKYAGSRTCVRCHEHFYELWKTSHHGLAMQPYTEAFSETLAPQANEIEISGSKYIFDLPKGQLFECHDGMRKTYPASYVLGGKYVYYFLTKLDRGQLQTLPVGYDVNKRQWFDVAGSGIGHLPEGDAISWKDPFYTFNTSCYGCHVSQLELNYTPEKSTYQTSWTEPGINCETCHGPAKKHNQVCDVPSVEQLPRDLKIIRGGRNGSSVFSADQQNSSCGSCHAKMIPLSSSFPPGKQFFDFYDLVTLEHPDFYPDGRDLGENYTYTSWMMSPCVANSDLDCLHCHTSSGRYRFSSEDKANHDCLPCHRKKVNNPTPHTHHKASQQGGPHCTSCHMPKTTFARMHRSDHSMRPPTPAAGILYGSPIACLSCHAKKNAQWADKQVSAWSANDFQVPYLDQAKLVKAARNQDWSHLDGMLEYISRPGREVVVANSLIRLLHGCRDDRKWNVLLAVMQNDPSPLLRASAAAALGEYLTQDVISALAEATNDAFRLVRIRAAASLAPVPESAFTDEKKRCVQKATGELISALLARSDDYSSHYSLGNLYMDRGEYRKAIVSFQEAQRLRPDYLPPFVNAALAYNALGKYKEAEKSLHLASVIAPESSAVYLNLGLLYGEQRRFEAAEAAFRQALSLDINLASAAYNLGVLLEDKNPLEALSWLRKAVSIAPDILRYRYTLAYVEEQIGNVQP; encoded by the coding sequence GGAAAACCTCCCATCACGGTCTTGCCATGCAGCCGTACACAGAGGCGTTTTCTGAAACGCTTGCGCCCCAGGCAAATGAGATTGAAATCTCAGGGTCAAAATACATTTTCGACCTGCCAAAAGGTCAGCTTTTTGAGTGTCATGACGGGATGAGGAAAACCTATCCGGCTTCCTATGTTCTGGGCGGAAAATATGTATATTATTTTTTAACGAAATTGGACCGGGGACAGCTTCAGACGTTGCCCGTGGGCTACGATGTCAACAAAAGGCAGTGGTTTGATGTCGCCGGAAGCGGGATTGGGCACTTACCAGAGGGGGATGCAATATCATGGAAAGACCCATTCTACACGTTTAACACCTCCTGTTACGGCTGTCATGTCAGTCAGCTTGAACTGAACTATACGCCGGAAAAAAGCACGTATCAGACCTCCTGGACCGAACCCGGCATCAATTGTGAGACATGCCACGGTCCTGCCAAAAAACACAACCAGGTCTGTGATGTTCCATCAGTAGAACAACTACCCAGGGACCTGAAGATTATCCGGGGGGGGCGTAATGGGAGCAGTGTCTTTTCCGCGGACCAGCAAAACAGCAGCTGCGGATCATGCCATGCCAAAATGATTCCGCTATCCAGTAGTTTTCCGCCAGGAAAACAGTTCTTTGATTTCTACGACCTGGTTACGCTGGAACATCCGGATTTTTATCCTGACGGACGGGATCTTGGAGAAAACTATACCTATACCTCCTGGATGATGAGTCCCTGCGTGGCCAACAGTGATTTGGATTGCCTGCACTGCCACACCTCAAGCGGGCGATACCGATTTTCATCAGAAGACAAGGCCAACCACGATTGTCTGCCTTGTCACCGGAAGAAGGTAAACAATCCCACGCCCCACACCCACCATAAAGCATCGCAGCAAGGGGGGCCTCACTGCACATCCTGTCATATGCCGAAAACCACCTTTGCCCGCATGCACCGCAGCGACCACTCCATGCGGCCTCCGACACCTGCCGCAGGCATCCTCTATGGGTCGCCAATTGCCTGCCTGTCCTGTCATGCGAAAAAGAATGCCCAATGGGCTGATAAACAGGTGAGCGCCTGGTCGGCAAATGATTTCCAGGTTCCGTATCTTGATCAGGCAAAGCTGGTGAAAGCCGCTCGAAATCAGGACTGGTCTCATCTTGACGGAATGCTTGAGTATATCAGCCGGCCTGGTCGGGAGGTCGTTGTGGCCAACTCCCTGATCCGGTTGCTGCATGGCTGCCGGGACGACCGCAAATGGAATGTTCTGCTTGCTGTGATGCAAAACGATCCTTCTCCTCTCCTACGTGCCAGTGCAGCCGCAGCTTTAGGAGAGTATTTAACGCAGGATGTTATATCGGCCTTAGCAGAAGCGACGAATGACGCTTTTCGCCTGGTTCGAATCAGGGCTGCGGCCTCGCTGGCCCCGGTGCCTGAGAGCGCTTTTACTGATGAGAAAAAAAGGTGTGTCCAAAAGGCCACAGGGGAACTGATATCAGCACTCTTGGCAAGGTCGGACGACTACAGCTCGCACTACAGTCTTGGCAATCTATACATGGATCGGGGCGAATACCGGAAAGCCATCGTTTCATTTCAGGAGGCGCAGCGCCTGCGCCCGGATTATCTACCGCCGTTTGTCAATGCGGCTTTGGCGTACAATGCGCTTGGCAAGTACAAGGAAGCAGAAAAAAGCCTTCACCTGGCCTCCGTCATCGCGCCTGAGAGCAGTGCCGTATATTTGAACTTGGGCCTGCTGTATGGCGAGCAACGACGTTTTGAAGCGGCGGAAGCCGCCTTCCGTCAAGCCCTTTCGCTTGACATAAATTTAGCAAGCGCCGCTTATAATCTTGGTGTTTTGCTGGAGGATAAAAATCCGTTGGAAGCTTTATCATGGCTTCGCAAAGCTGTTTCAATAGCACCAGATATCCTCCGATACCGTTACACGCTTGCATATGTTGAAGAACAAATCGGAAACGTGCAACCTTAG